TTGCTCATAGATCCCATTTGTTTATCGTTATCCCATATGCATCTTCGACTGCCGACTCCGGGAAGAAATCCATACTGCCTTTGTGCAAAGGAGAGGAGGGCAGTCGTTGAGTTGATCCTGGATTTAGGCACGCAGGTTGAAGGATGGGCTAGGCAACTAGAAACGTAAGCGATGGCACTCAAAGAATACATGCCTCAGTTAATCAAAAACAGCCAAAACAGCAGTGAACCCAGCAAATTCCGCGCTCTCCCTACTTAGACCCACTTTTAATAGGTCGATTAATGATTTCAGAGCAACCTAATAATAAAGGAAAAAAAAGCACTCTTAAGGTTAAAAAACACCCCATTAACTAGAATAAATCCACCCCCAAATCTCAGACTTAAGAAAGAGAAGACACAACAGACTTCGCCAGATTAAGGGAATTGGGCAGAAAGGCGCCGCCGCCATGTCCATAAATAATTGCACGCCACAATGCCTCCCAACTTTCGATAAAGAACGGTAAGTCCTTTGATTTTGATCCACAGCAGGTGCGAATGAAAACGCTGCCGAGAAGCTGGAAAAAAAAGTACCCCATTCTCGCACCGATCAATGAGACCAGCATATCAAGAGCAAAAACCGTCGCCAAATACTGCTGGTCATGCCGAAGTTGTGTTCAAACCTCACAATCTCGATTCTTCAGGATGATAAACGTTTGGTTCTCAATATGCCAGACTGCGGCCTCCTTTCATAACAGGGTGAACATTATTCGTATTTAATTTGATGTCAGTAACCCAGGAAAAATGAATTCTTTGCCTTCACGAATCTCCCAGTAATCCAAAAGTTGACGAGTAAGTCAGGTGTGACTTGTTCAAAGGAATATCATTAATCCATCGGTAGCCACGGAGAACTTGATCCTCTCCCAATACCTCAAATTCTTCACACTCATTCTTAAAAACCCGATTTTTAACCTCATCAAACATTGATTCTTGTCCATCGGGCTTTACCGAAATGATATAACCAACCCTTCAGTTCTTTCAATAGCTTGATGTGAGGGCCATTCCAAACAGGCTATCTTCAACCACGCAGATTGGCCAGTTCGGAAAGGCTTCCAGAAGCTGTTTAACCAAGCGTTTACTGGCATTCAGTTCACAGTCATTTTGGTCTCTCCATCTTGATGAGTAATGGCTTCCAGGAAATAACGGTAAGACCTGTTTCTGATCAGGATGCACGATCACTGCGGCTAATAATTGATGATAATAACCTGTTTCCGCCATTCCGATGATGACGCGCACAACATTGTGCAGGCAACTGATCGATGATGAAGCAAATTGCCCCGTCCCATCAATGCTGACTAAAAAACCCTCGAGATAACGAAAACCTTCTAAAAAATGATGGTCGTACAATCGCTGGTTAATGTGAATAAATGGCGCCCGAATTTCCGCCGGATTGACCTGATCACATACCGACCAAGTTGCGTGTCACAGGGGCCTGTTTAACACCATATAATAGACATTATCAATAACTGATTTAACAGAAAAATTTTTACTCAATTTATTGATTAATAAAAACTACATAAATTAACAAAAATTAAATAAAAATATTATTAAATTTATCTCTGTTATTTTAATCATTATAAAAATGTGTTCATTATTTAAGATGGCATCTTTAAATAAAGATGTACCTCACTATGATAAGTTAATAACAGAGTCGATGATTACTCCGAAAATTATGTAATCCACACGCCAATTCCATGACGTGATCCTCATAATTATCTTGAGTATTTCTAAATACATTTTGAACAATATGTAACCGTTTGACGCCCGCAATACATGTTCTACTCCCACCCGAGTTCGGGAGATAATACGATTGATTATCTTATCACCAAAGGCTCAGTTGTTCACCCTTCGATTTTTCTTGGGTTGATGGATCGTCACTTCAGGAAGGGTGAACCCTTGAAAGCCCGTATCTTGATAAAGATCGCTTGCCTTCAGGAGCCGTAATGTGTTCTTCATCTGCGATTTTTTTATCGTGTTCCTCCCCTCTTGTGTGGGACTTAAGTATTTAACTTGTTGATCTAAAAGACCGCTTACGATTCCTTTTTACGGTGTGTTCCCCTTCCTTACCACTAAAGAATCGCTTTTGGCGGTCGGGGTCTTTCGGGCGCTGAATCCGTCTCTCCGTACCATCAATGGCAAAATCTTGCGGTTCCTCCTCCAGCCAGTTTTCGGATCATTTCTTCCAGAAGTTCGCGCTGGAAGATGATCCATTCGCTTCAGCGTTTCGCGCAAAATCCGACTCAATTGATAAATTAAAAAAATGGGCTTGTCCTTGACTCATTCCAAACAGATGGGCTAACACTTCCTGAAGCGGATAGGTTTTGAGATAAAAGAGAATAAATAAAAGTCTATCTTCATGTTTCGTTAAAATAGGTTTCCGTCCTCCTTTGCTTGGATCGCGTTGACACGATTGTGTCTCTTCCTCCCATGCTTGGCTAAATGACAAACATAACAACTCAAACTCATCTCGGTTTAAGCTCGTCATAGCTCTTAAAGTTTCTGGCTTCTCTTTAACATCATCATAATTTAAAATCATAATAAGCATCTCCAAAATTTAATAATAAAATTATATCATAAATTTTAGTTTCTGATAATGTCTAATGATTTTAGATTAGCCCGAATTCGCTCCTCATTTCGTTGCTCGTCAAATTTTAACAACGAAGGAAATTTTAAGCCAAAGACCGCTAAACCAGACATCAGAACATCCGGTAATGAAAATTTGCTGACCATAACGGCGGGCGTCAGGAATCTTTTCAAAA
The window above is part of the Bdellovibrionales bacterium genome. Proteins encoded here:
- a CDS encoding transposase family protein, with the translated sequence MILNYDDVKEKPETLRAMTSLNRDEFELLCLSFSQAWEEETQSCQRDPSKGGRKPILTKHEDRLLFILFYLKTYPLQEVLAHLFGMSQGQAHFFNLSIESDFARNAEANGSSSSANFWKK